In a genomic window of Gammaproteobacteria bacterium:
- a CDS encoding L,D-transpeptidase produces MTSCPLISISVATQRLQLIERDRIVIDVAVATARLGVGERRGSEQTPRGWHEIRACIGADSPINTVFVGRRPSGEIYSPALRASYPNRDWILTRILWLSGLEVGRNRCGEVDTMARYIYIHGCPDEDPMGIPSSHGCIKMRNHEVIELFERISAGTRVNITE; encoded by the coding sequence GTGACTTCGTGTCCATTGATATCGATAAGTGTCGCCACGCAACGCTTGCAACTCATTGAAAGGGATCGCATAGTCATAGATGTTGCCGTCGCCACTGCTCGGCTAGGAGTCGGAGAGCGTCGTGGTAGTGAACAGACTCCTCGTGGCTGGCACGAAATCCGTGCGTGTATCGGAGCGGACAGTCCAATTAATACCGTCTTTGTCGGTCGTCGTCCCAGCGGAGAGATTTACTCCCCCGCACTACGTGCCAGCTATCCGAACCGGGATTGGATTCTTACACGGATTTTGTGGCTTTCCGGTCTAGAAGTAGGACGCAATCGTTGCGGCGAAGTAGATACCATGGCGCGTTATATCTATATTCACGGTTGTCCCGATGAAGATCCAATGGGCATCCCCAGCTCTCACGGTTGCATCAAGATGCGCAATCACGAAGTCATTGAACTTTTTGAACGAATAAGCGCTGGAACGCGGGTGAATATTACAGAATAG